Proteins encoded in a region of the Zea mays cultivar B73 chromosome 4, Zm-B73-REFERENCE-NAM-5.0, whole genome shotgun sequence genome:
- the LOC100193828 gene encoding UMP-CMP kinase 3-like isoform X1, producing the protein MGTVVDAAPAVVAEVTENMLGGKKVTVVFVLGGPGSGKGTQCANIVEHFGFTHLSAGDLLRAEIKSGSENGTMIENMIKEGKIVPSEVTIKLLQEAMIKSENDKFLIDGFPRNEENRAAFENVTKISPAFVLFFDCSEEDMEKRLLGRNQGRVDDNIETIKKRFKTFVDSTLPVIEHYNSKDKVKKIDAAKPIPEVFEDVKAIFAPYSLKAE; encoded by the exons ATGGGCACAGTTGTGGATGCCGCTCCAGCAGTTGTGGCTGAG GTCACTGAGAACATGTTGGGTGGCAAGAAAGTTACAGTTGTATTTGTCCTAG GTGGTCCTGGAAGTGGAAAAGGCACACAGTGTGCCAACATCGTGGAGCACTTTGGATTCACCCATCTTAGTGCTGGAGATCTTCTGCGTGCAGAGATTAAATCTGGCTCTGAGAACGG AACCATGATTGAGAACATGATAAAGGAGGGAAAGATTGTTCCATCGGAGGTGACTATAAAGCTTTTGCAGGAGGCAAtgataaaaagtgaaaatgacaaATTCCTGATCGATGGATTTCCAAGGAATGAGGAGAATCGTGCAGCCTTTGAGAATGTT ACCAAAATTTCTCCTGCATTTGTGCTATTCTTTGACTGTTCTGAAGAAGATATGGAGAAACGACTCCTGGGGCGCAATCAG GGAAGGGTTGATGATAACATTGAAACTATCAAAAAAAGGTTCAAAACCTTTGTTGACTCAACTCTGCCTGTCATTGAGCATTACAACTCAAAGGACAAGGTTAAAAAG ATTGATGCTGCAAAACCAATCCCCGAGGTGTTTGAAGACGTCAAAGCCATTTTTGCCCCATATTCTCTAAAG GCTGAATAG